Proteins co-encoded in one Cytophaga hutchinsonii ATCC 33406 genomic window:
- a CDS encoding T9SS type A sorting domain-containing protein codes for MKKQFLLVLVLMLISGINYPVTYAQVLDQTGFETYADETEYTITSWRADGFTVPWVNGFNQSRAFVDDAFARSGTKSLRITYPANTFGPTDGGAQAPLMVTPANELYMSYWVRFSDNFDWGGTSEGGKLPGLGGGGRCSGCTVCTGSNGFTARLMWRPGGKAVLYLYHMEADKANGPCGDNDALQLTTGTDFYFQKGQWYNIIQRVKVNTATSHDGEVQLWINGQQALLRTGIQFVSNGDKVDNLYFSTFHGGSTSVWAPSVDCYTWFDDIKIAATWADVAQDGITTDIKNSAAEKFAVYPNPSSQDFTVSAHAGSFTVSLYNAAGQLLSVNTYNAATHIGEGLPAGIYVIRIEQNGIAESKKVIKQ; via the coding sequence ATGAAAAAACAGTTCCTTCTAGTTCTAGTTCTTATGCTTATCAGTGGTATAAATTATCCGGTTACGTATGCGCAGGTCCTGGATCAGACAGGCTTCGAAACCTATGCGGATGAAACGGAATATACGATAACTTCCTGGCGTGCCGATGGTTTTACTGTTCCCTGGGTAAATGGTTTTAATCAAAGCAGGGCATTTGTGGATGATGCCTTTGCCCGGTCCGGCACCAAATCATTGCGCATAACATATCCTGCCAATACCTTTGGTCCTACGGATGGTGGTGCACAGGCACCGCTTATGGTAACACCTGCCAATGAATTATATATGTCGTACTGGGTGCGTTTCAGTGATAACTTCGATTGGGGCGGTACTTCCGAAGGTGGGAAATTACCGGGTTTGGGCGGCGGCGGACGTTGCAGCGGTTGTACGGTCTGTACCGGTTCAAACGGTTTTACAGCGCGATTAATGTGGCGGCCGGGTGGTAAAGCCGTACTGTATCTGTATCACATGGAAGCAGATAAAGCCAACGGACCTTGTGGCGATAATGATGCGTTACAGCTGACAACCGGTACGGATTTTTATTTTCAGAAAGGACAATGGTATAATATTATTCAACGGGTAAAAGTGAATACAGCTACCAGTCACGATGGGGAAGTGCAGCTCTGGATCAACGGGCAGCAGGCATTGCTGCGCACGGGTATTCAGTTTGTAAGCAACGGTGACAAAGTAGACAACCTGTATTTTTCAACCTTTCATGGCGGCAGTACTTCTGTATGGGCTCCTTCTGTAGATTGTTATACCTGGTTTGACGATATTAAAATTGCCGCAACCTGGGCAGATGTCGCTCAGGATGGAATAACGACGGATATAAAAAACAGTGCTGCGGAGAAATTTGCTGTGTATCCAAATCCAAGTTCTCAGGACTTTACCGTTTCGGCACATGCAGGCAGTTTTACCGTTTCCTTGTATAATGCGGCAGGCCAACTGTTGTCGGTTAATACATATAATGCTGCAACGCATATCGGTGAAGGTCTTCCTGCCGGTATTTATGTAATCCGCATTGAACAGAACGGTATTGCTGAAAGCAAAAAAGTTATTAAACAGTAA
- a CDS encoding T9SS type A sorting domain-containing protein gives MKKSLLLFALIFTSVIASVGQQVTIINKKFVVNGNASCPIYFNGANTPWDNWNDFGGNYDAAFWSAHFATLKANGINATRVWISCNGDVQPNINTDGTVTGVSTQFWANVDDFFQSAKNNGIYVMATMMSFDHTKNTYTKYQSWRNMLNDQAKVQSYCDNYLVPFVNRYKTNPYLMSIDISNEIEWVAEDANNMKCSYAVLQRFVAMCASAIHNNPRTDGTSVLVTMGSAATKWNATKMRIGQNGAWSQNNSDGNKWSDAALKAQYNQANAVLDFYSPHYYAWIDGYYSNPYVRTPSDFGMDEKAVLIGETPAGNPGTPNLTPLASYEALKNNGYQGHFPWTSNSVDSNGGIEKFGTDAKTFSTTYSALVKPTCAVACTTPAPTVTTPVVYCKNASAVALTATGTALKWYTDNTTTTAFSTTPIPSTTVAGTTSYYVSQTLNGCEGTRAAVQVTVKELPAATITTTTATTFCAGGSVSLAANTGTGLTYVWKKDNTTITGATASTYPAATAGSYTVTVTSNNCSETSAAKVVTVNALPAATITTTTATTFCAGGSVSLAANTGTGLTYVWKKDNTTITGATASTYPAATAGSYTVTVTSNNCSETSAAKVVTVNALPAATITTTTATTFCAGGSVSLAANAGAGLTYVWKKDNTTITGATASTYPAATAGSYTVTVTSNNCSEISAAKVVTVNALPAATITTTTATTFCAGGSVSLAANTGTGLTYVWKKDNTTITGATASTYPAATAGSYTVTVTSNNCSETSAAKVVTVNALPAATITTTTATTFCAGGSVSLAANTGAGLTYVWKKDNTTITGATASTYPAATAGSYTVTVTSNNCSEISAAKVVTVNALPAATITTTTPTTFCAGGSVNLAANTGAGLTYVWKKDNTTITGATASTYPAAIAGSYTVTVTSNNCSETSAAKVVTVTAATTWYQDLDGDGKGNAAVTQTACTQPAGYVSVAGDACPSDPDKLIAGDCGCGIAEGTCTDCAGVINGKAARDVCNVCSGGTTGINPITDISQCGPVTAIENSLSADLHLYPNPYETELYIEAGTGEFMIVVYNNSGLEVLRGTYESQALIGAGLAPGIYLIRIEKNGLTETRKIIKK, from the coding sequence ATGAAAAAAAGTTTACTGCTCTTTGCGCTTATTTTTACATCTGTGATTGCCTCTGTTGGGCAGCAGGTAACCATTATTAACAAAAAATTTGTCGTGAACGGCAATGCTTCCTGTCCGATTTACTTCAACGGAGCTAATACACCCTGGGACAACTGGAACGACTTCGGTGGAAATTACGATGCAGCATTCTGGTCTGCACATTTCGCAACCCTAAAAGCAAACGGGATCAATGCTACCCGCGTATGGATCAGCTGTAACGGAGATGTGCAGCCCAATATCAATACCGATGGAACAGTAACCGGCGTCAGCACACAATTCTGGGCCAACGTCGATGACTTTTTTCAATCTGCAAAAAATAACGGAATCTATGTAATGGCAACTATGATGTCGTTTGACCATACAAAAAACACGTATACAAAATATCAGAGCTGGAGAAACATGCTGAACGATCAGGCAAAAGTTCAATCCTATTGCGATAACTACCTTGTACCTTTTGTGAATCGCTACAAAACGAATCCGTATCTGATGTCTATTGATATTTCAAATGAAATTGAATGGGTTGCAGAAGATGCAAACAATATGAAATGTTCGTATGCCGTACTGCAGCGCTTTGTTGCCATGTGTGCTTCAGCCATTCATAATAATCCAAGAACAGATGGTACATCGGTATTGGTTACGATGGGTTCGGCAGCTACTAAATGGAATGCTACTAAAATGCGTATCGGTCAAAATGGTGCCTGGTCACAGAATAATTCAGATGGAAATAAGTGGAGCGATGCTGCTTTAAAGGCACAATACAACCAGGCTAACGCGGTGCTGGATTTTTATTCCCCGCATTATTATGCCTGGATCGATGGATATTATTCTAACCCGTATGTGCGTACACCGAGTGATTTCGGTATGGATGAAAAGGCTGTTCTTATTGGTGAAACACCAGCGGGCAATCCCGGCACGCCAAACCTTACGCCATTGGCATCTTATGAAGCGTTAAAAAATAATGGCTATCAGGGGCATTTTCCATGGACATCAAATAGCGTAGACAGTAACGGAGGGATTGAAAAATTCGGTACAGATGCAAAAACATTTTCAACAACATATAGCGCACTTGTAAAACCAACCTGTGCAGTAGCTTGTACAACACCGGCTCCAACGGTAACAACACCTGTCGTTTATTGTAAAAATGCGTCAGCTGTTGCGTTAACAGCAACAGGCACAGCCCTGAAATGGTATACAGATAATACAACCACAACGGCATTTTCCACAACACCGATACCTTCAACAACAGTAGCTGGTACAACAAGTTATTATGTTTCACAGACGCTAAATGGTTGTGAAGGAACAAGAGCAGCAGTACAAGTAACAGTAAAAGAACTACCGGCAGCAACGATCACCACAACAACGGCAACCACATTCTGTGCCGGTGGAAGTGTGAGCTTAGCCGCGAATACAGGCACAGGCTTAACGTATGTCTGGAAGAAAGATAATACTACGATCACCGGTGCGACAGCATCAACCTATCCGGCAGCAACAGCAGGCAGCTACACGGTAACGGTTACGTCAAATAACTGTTCAGAAACTTCGGCAGCAAAGGTTGTAACGGTAAATGCCTTGCCGGCAGCAACGATCACCACAACAACGGCAACCACATTCTGTGCCGGTGGAAGTGTGAGCTTAGCCGCGAATACAGGCACAGGCTTAACGTATGTCTGGAAGAAAGATAATACTACGATCACCGGTGCGACAGCATCAACCTATCCGGCAGCAACAGCAGGCAGCTACACGGTAACGGTTACGTCAAATAACTGTTCAGAAACTTCGGCAGCAAAGGTTGTAACGGTAAATGCCTTGCCGGCAGCAACGATCACCACAACAACGGCAACCACATTCTGTGCCGGTGGAAGTGTGAGCTTAGCCGCGAATGCAGGTGCAGGCTTAACGTATGTATGGAAGAAAGATAATACTACGATCACCGGTGCAACAGCATCCACCTATCCGGCAGCAACAGCAGGAAGCTATACAGTAACGGTTACGTCAAATAACTGTTCAGAAATTTCCGCAGCAAAGGTTGTAACGGTAAATGCCTTGCCGGCAGCAACGATCACCACAACAACGGCAACCACATTCTGTGCCGGTGGAAGTGTGAGCTTAGCCGCGAATACAGGCACAGGCTTAACGTATGTCTGGAAGAAAGATAATACTACGATCACCGGTGCAACAGCATCCACCTATCCGGCAGCAACAGCAGGCAGCTACACGGTAACGGTTACGTCAAATAACTGTTCAGAAACTTCGGCAGCAAAGGTTGTAACGGTAAATGCCTTGCCGGCAGCAACGATCACCACAACAACGGCAACCACATTCTGTGCCGGTGGAAGTGTGAGCTTAGCCGCGAATACAGGTGCAGGCTTAACGTATGTATGGAAGAAAGATAATACTACGATCACCGGTGCAACAGCATCCACCTATCCGGCAGCAACAGCAGGAAGCTATACAGTAACGGTTACGTCAAATAACTGTTCAGAAATTTCCGCAGCAAAGGTTGTAACGGTAAATGCCTTGCCGGCAGCAACGATCACCACAACAACGCCAACCACATTCTGTGCGGGCGGAAGTGTGAACTTAGCCGCGAATACAGGTGCAGGTTTAACGTATGTATGGAAGAAAGATAATACCACCATTACCGGTGCGACAGCATCCACCTATCCGGCAGCAATAGCAGGCAGCTACACGGTAACGGTTACGTCAAATAACTGTTCAGAAACTTCGGCAGCAAAGGTTGTAACGGTTACAGCTGCAACAACCTGGTATCAGGATCTCGATGGTGATGGAAAAGGGAATGCGGCTGTTACACAGACAGCATGCACGCAGCCTGCAGGCTATGTATCGGTAGCAGGCGATGCCTGTCCGTCTGACCCGGATAAACTGATTGCCGGAGACTGTGGCTGCGGTATAGCAGAAGGAACATGTACCGATTGTGCCGGTGTAATTAACGGAAAAGCAGCACGTGATGTTTGTAATGTTTGTTCCGGAGGTACAACAGGTATTAATCCGATTACGGATATTTCTCAATGCGGTCCGGTAACAGCTATTGAAAATAGTCTGTCGGCTGATCTGCATCTGTATCCGAATCCATATGAAACTGAACTGTACATAGAAGCTGGTACCGGAGAATTTATGATTGTGGTATACAACAATTCCGGACTGGAAGTTCTTAGAGGTACCTATGAATCACAGGCGCTTATCGGTGCCGGATTAGCGCCGGGCATATATTTAATCCGTATTGAAAAAAACGGTCTTACAGAGACCCGGAAAATAATAAAAAAATAA
- a CDS encoding DUF3037 domain-containing protein: MHAKNLFDYAVIRVMPKVEREEFINVGVIVFCKAEKFLQVKYLLDDKRLQAFSPDLDIDAVSKNLKAIEEICLGSKAGGAIGELDIASRFRWLTATRSTVIQSSKVHPGYTQDAAKTLEKLFAQLVL; encoded by the coding sequence ATGCACGCGAAAAACTTATTTGATTATGCCGTCATTCGCGTGATGCCTAAGGTAGAGCGCGAAGAATTTATAAATGTAGGTGTTATTGTATTTTGCAAAGCTGAAAAATTCCTGCAGGTAAAATATCTGTTAGATGATAAACGATTGCAGGCGTTTTCTCCCGATCTGGACATTGATGCAGTAAGCAAGAACCTTAAAGCAATTGAAGAGATCTGTCTGGGAAGCAAAGCAGGCGGAGCAATCGGTGAACTGGATATAGCATCCCGTTTCCGCTGGTTAACGGCAACACGCAGTACGGTGATACAATCGTCCAAGGTACATCCCGGTTATACACAGGATGCAGCCAAAACGCTGGAGAAGCTGTTTGCGCAATTGGTGCTGTAA
- a CDS encoding HipA family kinase: MDQTLTELRTVNVIRYVTPLREGGSMPAIVEADDGFLYVIKFRGAGQGTNALIADLVGGELARALGLKVPELVFIHLDEGFGRSEADEEIQDLLKFSVGLNLGLHYLSGAITFDSTVTQLDPLLASKILWLDCLLTNIDRTCRNTNMLIWNKELWLIDPGASLYFHHNWSNWKEHILTPFALVKNHVLLKQASKLNEADVFCKQLLTTERIESIVALIPTDWLKDEPLFESKEAQRNAYTTFLLTRMQHSDIFIKEANDAREKLI, encoded by the coding sequence ATGGATCAAACGTTAACCGAACTCAGAACAGTAAACGTAATACGTTATGTGACACCGCTGCGGGAAGGTGGTTCAATGCCTGCCATTGTAGAAGCAGATGACGGATTCTTATACGTCATTAAATTCCGCGGTGCCGGACAGGGTACCAATGCATTGATTGCGGATCTGGTGGGCGGGGAGCTTGCACGGGCGCTGGGATTAAAAGTACCGGAATTGGTTTTTATTCATCTGGATGAAGGTTTTGGCCGGAGTGAAGCAGACGAAGAAATTCAGGACCTGCTGAAATTCAGTGTCGGACTCAATCTGGGTTTACATTATTTGTCCGGGGCAATCACCTTTGACTCAACCGTTACGCAGCTTGATCCGCTGCTGGCATCTAAGATTCTTTGGCTGGATTGTCTGCTTACTAACATTGACCGTACCTGCCGGAATACCAATATGCTGATCTGGAACAAAGAACTCTGGCTGATTGATCCGGGTGCTTCCCTGTATTTTCATCACAACTGGAGCAACTGGAAGGAACATATTCTGACCCCATTTGCATTGGTGAAAAATCATGTTTTGCTGAAACAGGCATCTAAACTTAACGAGGCAGATGTTTTTTGTAAACAGCTGTTAACGACTGAACGTATTGAATCGATTGTTGCGCTGATCCCGACGGACTGGCTGAAAGATGAGCCGCTCTTTGAAAGCAAGGAAGCCCAGCGCAATGCCTATACAACCTTTCTGCTTACACGAATGCAGCATTCAGATATATTTATAAAAGAAGCTAACGATGCACGCGAAAAACTTATTTGA
- a CDS encoding response regulator transcription factor — translation MKVLLVDISGDVPELRKNLTEDAAFSVHTVREIRTASELIQLYEYDCILFKYQELTDNLRPLLTDLYRKSAETGIIILSETLSIADKVQFLNAGADDCLSAPYNTEELKARILAVIRRKKFNTGSSVHIANVVVDLAAQSICVWDKTVLLTRTEYDLFLFLIMNRSSTVSQTKIADYLWGDTAEDKEASNLLIAHIKNLRKKLKQAKAELEIKNVYGIGYTLIEL, via the coding sequence ATGAAAGTATTGCTGGTTGATATATCTGGAGATGTTCCGGAACTGCGTAAAAATCTTACGGAAGACGCTGCCTTTTCTGTGCATACCGTCCGGGAGATCCGGACGGCTTCCGAACTGATTCAGCTGTATGAATATGATTGCATTCTTTTCAAGTATCAGGAATTAACGGATAACCTCCGGCCTTTATTAACAGATCTGTACCGGAAGAGTGCTGAAACAGGCATTATTATTTTATCTGAAACACTGAGCATTGCAGATAAAGTTCAATTCCTGAATGCCGGTGCTGATGACTGTTTATCGGCGCCTTACAATACGGAAGAACTTAAAGCACGTATCCTGGCTGTTATCCGGAGAAAAAAATTCAATACCGGAAGTTCTGTTCATATTGCCAATGTGGTGGTTGATCTTGCCGCACAGTCCATTTGTGTGTGGGATAAGACTGTGCTGTTAACACGTACGGAGTATGATCTGTTTCTGTTTCTGATCATGAACCGTTCATCAACCGTATCACAGACAAAAATTGCAGATTATTTATGGGGAGATACTGCAGAAGATAAAGAAGCTTCCAATCTGCTGATAGCACATATTAAGAATCTCCGTAAAAAATTAAAACAAGCTAAAGCAGAATTAGAAATTAAAAACGTGTATGGCATTGGTTATACACTGATAGAACTTTAA
- a CDS encoding chromate resistance protein ChrB domain-containing protein has translation MKWITRERPKIDRIACPWLILRFIDPEAEIIYVPTNQVLDQALELNAIPFDIAGVEYTHEGPFCTFDYILKKHLLTDEALHRLALIVRAADTDDYTIAPQASGLFAISAGLSYNIKDDHEMLRQGLIIYDALYSWCKYVSTETHGWEFKQ, from the coding sequence ATGAAATGGATCACACGCGAACGCCCTAAGATTGACAGGATCGCATGCCCCTGGCTGATTCTCCGGTTCATTGACCCGGAAGCAGAGATCATATATGTACCCACCAATCAGGTACTGGATCAGGCGCTTGAACTTAATGCCATTCCGTTTGATATTGCAGGAGTAGAGTATACACACGAAGGTCCTTTTTGTACATTCGATTATATTTTAAAAAAACACCTGCTCACCGACGAGGCTCTGCATCGCCTAGCCCTGATCGTTCGTGCGGCTGACACAGACGATTATACGATAGCACCACAGGCATCCGGTCTGTTTGCGATCTCTGCCGGCTTGTCTTACAATATCAAAGACGACCATGAAATGCTGCGCCAGGGCCTTATTATCTACGATGCCCTGTACAGCTGGTGCAAATATGTAAGTACTGAAACACACGGCTGGGAATTTAAACAATAA